The Acidobacteriota bacterium genome includes a region encoding these proteins:
- a CDS encoding ROK family transcriptional regulator, with amino-acid sequence MSSQSRKYSKQRGRYASKIDLSKMRSLNSWQILEAVRDKGPLSRAELAKISELSPPTVSALVDTLRELHLLRERRQPVRASGPGRKPRLLEINDELGCVAGLEFQPFQLCLAVADLNGKILARSRVGIDPAAGPDAHIAAQADSVRQLLEEAGLPLELLMGVTVAAPGITDSTQGRAIDLTMNYLEGWRDIELAQRLSVQLEAPVAVENDLNSAVQGEHWKGCAQGESDFAFISANIFSDPCQVGAGIIIDGKLHRGGHWHAGEIGRLNIDHHHYRGLRNQLGERLSRQSRSQDARLLLQAVDEAGSEGHLNPAAVFEAARSGRPEAQRLVQELSAYIGTSVANLCSIVDPTLVVFGGGIVGAGDHFIDAVRGVMSEMIPNLPRLALSSLGSDVYLLGCIQSSLRLAWDQLHHYVLDPGQMPTRILNSAS; translated from the coding sequence ATGTCGAGTCAATCACGCAAGTACTCCAAGCAGCGCGGACGCTATGCCAGCAAGATCGATCTTTCCAAGATGCGATCCCTGAACAGTTGGCAGATTCTGGAGGCCGTTCGCGACAAAGGACCGCTTTCGCGGGCCGAACTGGCCAAGATTTCGGAGTTGTCTCCGCCCACGGTTTCAGCCTTGGTCGACACGCTTCGCGAACTGCATTTGCTGCGCGAGCGCCGTCAGCCGGTTCGAGCCAGCGGGCCGGGCCGCAAACCTCGTCTGCTTGAAATCAACGATGAGCTGGGCTGCGTGGCGGGCCTGGAATTCCAACCTTTTCAATTATGTCTGGCCGTGGCCGACCTGAACGGAAAAATCCTGGCCCGCTCCCGAGTGGGCATTGACCCGGCGGCCGGACCCGATGCCCATATTGCAGCTCAAGCCGACAGCGTCAGGCAGTTGCTGGAGGAGGCCGGACTGCCTTTAGAGTTGCTGATGGGCGTCACCGTGGCGGCTCCCGGCATCACCGATTCCACACAAGGACGCGCCATCGACCTGACCATGAACTATCTGGAGGGCTGGCGCGACATCGAATTGGCCCAGCGCCTGAGCGTACAGCTGGAGGCGCCGGTGGCTGTCGAGAACGACCTCAACTCGGCCGTCCAGGGCGAACACTGGAAGGGCTGCGCTCAAGGCGAATCGGACTTCGCCTTCATCTCGGCCAACATCTTTTCCGATCCTTGCCAGGTTGGGGCCGGCATCATCATCGACGGCAAGCTGCACCGCGGCGGTCACTGGCATGCCGGCGAAATCGGGCGCCTCAACATCGATCATCACCACTACCGGGGATTGCGCAATCAACTGGGCGAGCGCCTCAGCCGCCAATCCCGATCGCAGGACGCCCGCCTGCTCCTGCAAGCCGTGGACGAGGCAGGCAGCGAAGGACACCTCAATCCCGCCGCGGTTTTCGAAGCGGCCCGCTCGGGACGGCCCGAAGCTCAGCGCCTGGTGCAGGAACTCTCCGCTTACATAGGCACCTCGGTGGCCAACTTGTGCAGCATCGTCGACCCCACCCTGGTGGTCTTCGGCGGTGGAATCGTAGGAGCCGGCGACCATTTCATCGATGCCGTCCGGGGCGTGATGTCCGAGATGATCCCCAATCTGCCCCGCTTGGCCCTGTCGAGCCTGGGTTCGGACGTTTACCTGCTGGGCTGCATTCAATCCTCTCTCAGGCTGGCCTGGGACCAACTGCACCATTACGTGCTCGATCCCGGGCAGATGCCGACCCGCATCCTCAATTCCGCGAGTTAA